The Coffea arabica cultivar ET-39 chromosome 10e, Coffea Arabica ET-39 HiFi, whole genome shotgun sequence region TCCCGCCCAAACTTTTTACGACGAAGTGGACCTAAACATCCGTAAGGATCGTCCTGGAATTGTGTTCTAACCAATGCTTCACCTTTCAAAGCAGCTTCCCTTGAAGTTTGTGAAGAGGGTGTGCCCGAGTAAAAGAACCTTGTGTCTGGAAACCTAATTGCAGAGCGATGCAGATGCATAAATCTCTCCTCCTTGAAATCATATCCAACAACCTATTTCAGATGCAAGCATGGTATATCAATTAGATTTGTTTACAGAGGCAGTCAACCAGGTTCACCAAGCTTAACACAAACAATTATTTCCTGCTCAATCGTATTAGCACATTATTTGAAGACATAAATTGGTCACCAATATAAGAACTATAGATGAAGAACCAACAGAATATCAGGTCATTTTACTGTCTTTATCTGTATCAAGCAGGGATAAATGTGCATCTACTGAAAATATAAGGAAAGATCAAGAATATACGAGTCCTTAGACACATAATAGTGGACCCTAACCATCTACACATATTACAAAATTATGATAGAAATTGACTTTGAGATGATATTTCCGTCCTCCTTTTCCCATTGACAAGTCAAAGATTAATTTATGTCCTACTAGGTTCCCAACCATTAACTCAGATgatttcaaccaaaaaaaaaaaagccataaAGAGAATGTACCAGAAAGTGGGCCTTACAGTTATATTAAGTGGATAAGTGCCTGTGAGCTCCCTGAACCGGCACACGCTAAAGAGAAGATTCTCAAAGCTGTCCCTTGCATGTTCTTCTGTAAGTGCCCTCCATCTAACTTCATCTTGCTTGCCTATGGAGATAAGATAGCCATCATAAGACCAGGATTAGATTACTCAAAGCTTATAAAAGCAATTAATGCATTAAAAGATTTACTACTGACAGACGGACAGTGGTTTCCATGGATAGAGCAATCAAGTCCCAAACTCTTACTGTTACTGATCTCTCTAtttcatttttgttcttttttctttgttttccctTCTTTTACTGGCgaggttttttcttttttgttgggGGGTGGGGGGTTTGGATTCTAGGTCTAATAATTACCACGTTAAAGTTTATCCACCTTTGAAAGAGAAGTTACTGAACACTAGGTGAAAAAGCACATTTCATATATAAACACCACGAGGAAGATAGAGAACCCAACAATGGCAGCCAAGAGATGGAAACTATCAAGTACCATACATATGACATAGACATATTGTGCCACATACTATGTGTAACATGTTGACACAGAAAACAAGGACACGCGTATGGAGAGAGAACAGATTGCTTCCAAACAAACTGAAAAGGAAACATCCTTAGCCTCTCAAGACAATGTGCAACCAACTGGATATTCTACATTTGGTGCACAAGAGGAGTTGCAGCAGAATAAATAACCATATAAACAGCAACAACCAGGCTGGATAAAAGCCATTTCATGAGAAACCATATTTAACTCTTTTATGTTAGCCTTTTTAATTTACACAATTAACTATCAGATAAATTAACCGTAAGATCTAGACAACATTAACTTGACAAGTAACTATCATCAAACAAATTACTCCCACCAAGAACCATTTGAATGAGATGCAATTTGAAGGGACTAAGGTAACACCATTCGTCTCAGGAAGGAATGCTGTCCGCTAAATTTTGTATCTCATAGATgtttccatatatatatatatattgtgagAAGTCAAAAGTCAACAACTTTACATACAACTAGCATACCAAAAAAAGAATTACCAATATAAAAGGAGGCATAAAAAGTACAGACTGGAAACTCAAATGATACTCATAATTATAAACAACCTCTCTTGCATTCTGTAGCCATAGAACAAGAACCTATGTGTCAGAACATCCATGAAAGGGAGTTGTCTTCCTTGCACTATGCTTTTCTTAGACACTCCAAGATCCCTTTGTTTCTTAGAATTACAACTACTGAATAACAACTTACCACATTTGACATATACTAgtaaattccaaaggaataggATTAAAGACCAACGTGTCCCATCTTCTACATAATAACATAGTGGAttacactttctcctacattCTACAAAATGACACACTAAATTAAGATAGTAATAACATAGTGGATTACACTGCTTCTAGTGTGTATGCTACTAGTTTCACTGTAATTGGGACAGTAGTAGAGATAGTGAACTTGTTTATGTAATACTGTTCCACTCATGTCTAAAATAACTCAACCTAGCCACATTTTGTGAAGAAGTAATAcctaaagaaaaaaaacacacaaagcCAAAAAATCATTCTTAGAATAATGAAGCATAACCAAATTCTCAATTCAACAAAGTGAAACTGATTCACTCACCAAACCATCCTTTGGACTCAGCAACAGTCCAATAACTCTGTGCCTCACTCCTCGGACCGGCATCTTTCCGCGTCTCACCTCCACTAAACAACAGCAATGCTGCATTATCTTTCCCTGTAATCTCGACTCCCTTCTCTATATGACTCACAAAAGTAGCAGCTTGACCCTTATGCTTCTGATAAGATTCCAAAAACCAAGCATCGTCCTTATCAACCTTCTCACAACTACTACTAGTATAAACAGAATGCCCAGCAACCATCACAAGATTCATCAACCTAGCAAAGGGATATGATTCAGAAGAACCAGAATCCACTTTATACATACCATTATAATTGCTAGTCATTCTATACTTGCTTTCATATAAAGATAACAAAACAAGAATTGTGATCCCAATTGATAAAGAAATCAAGAACATCAGCACAGGATGAAGCTTGTAGTAGTACTGGATTTTGTTGCCTAGggatttaatcatttttttgggATGAAAAAGACTGGAACTTCTTggttttctggattttttgaTGGTTCCTGATTCTAAGTCAAAGTCAATGTTCCTTGGATAGGCCTGAAAGGACTTGGGACTGTTGGACACATTCGAGTAATTTATCTTCATAGATTGGATCAAGCCAAATAAAAGATCAAGAAAGGGGAGAAATTTTTTAGCATGCCCGATAAATACccaagataaataaataaacgtTACTGTGAAAATTGATTCAGTTGGGAATTTGAAGCAGAACCCATACGGAAATTCAGCATAAAGATCACGAATTTGGCTTCAAACACGCCCATTTTTTGGAAATTCGAAATTCAATAGCATTCAAAAGTCAACGCATATGGGTTTTCTGAAGCAGAACAAGGTAGAATCGAATACCCAATCGAGTATTACAATGGGATTCAGAGCAAAACAGATTTTAAAAAAGGATTTCAGGATTGGAAATGGTAGGAGATAGAACAAGAAATATCTCCAATTAGATAATGCATGCTAATTATCTAAAGCTTTAGTCCATGAATTTGCTGGAACTTCAAATCAAAAGGTTTCTGAGCATTGAAAATTTGTGAGGATTTTGAAGCCAGGAAGAAGCAGAATGTCCATTTGGATTAATAGTTatttgggtaaaaaaaaaaaaaagttttgaattAATTTCTCTCTACTCCCTGAACGTTAGGGATAGTTTCACTTTACCCCTGACCTGAATTCAAACAAGTAATTCATCCCTTAAAACTAATACCGAAACCATTCTAAAGATGGAAATGGAAGGACTACTTTACCTTTAAATAGGAAACTAAGTGGgctatcataaaaaaaaaaaatgaacaaaaaaaaccATCCTAAGCCCCTTACTCATATTTTCGGCTACTGCTACCCTCTCTCTATTTCTCTCTTATTTGTACCACATGTTTTTTCTCGCATTTATGTTTGTACATCTTGATGTACCTTTCTTTTTTGTGGTTGGAAGGGGACAGTAAAATAATTGTGAGGTGCAAAAACTTAGAGAAAGCTACAAATTATAAATTATCTGCTCCAACCTCTTAATGTCTTCAAGATATTGGATTACTGCAGTCATACAAGTGATAATGACCTTATTAAGTTTTTCTCAGAAAATGCCATTATCCTAGACAAAATTATGATCAATCTTCTAGAGTTTAAACTAGAATCACTTGAGATTAAGGTGCAACAGATTTCACCAAGATTTGTCAAGCAACAGGTTGAAGGATTAGTATCTTCACATGTTGCACTAGAGATATTTTAGCTCCAATCTATATCTTGCAACATCTTCTTGGGGATTAAATGTGACTCAATAAAAGTTTTGTGGCATTAATGTCAAGACATCTTATTTACTTACAAAATGTTGGTGTTGAAGCACAATTACACAAAAATTATCAGAATGAGATCCTTTTCTCTTCCAAGTGTAACACTAGAGAGATGGATTGGCGGGCCAAACGCAGCCTGGCTAGCGTGGGCCGACTAGAGTACTGACTGATCGAGTTTCATAAGCCACGATCCAGTTTGGGCTGTAAATTGGCCGTCCCGAGTCCAGAATTGTTCTTCCTCTTACACAAAACGAACGTAAGAGCAAATTCATCATTGAAATGGTCATCATGATAGTTAAGCATggtaatttttttcctttgtttttccctTCTAATTTGGACcattttccatgaaaaacaaATATTCAtagtttttgtttgaaataattcATCGTTAATAAGGTTTTGCATAAAAATATTGGTTTAAAATCAAGCAAAGTGCAAGGAAATCTGGTTGACAGTTGACAGCAATTAGACTCAGGGTTGAAGCaattttgcaaaaatttcagCCAATGGGATTAAAACATGTAAACTCTTAAAGCAAAATGGACATGATAAACTGGACCAGACTTGATCTGTTGGAGAAGGTTAGTACTTTTCCATAACCCTCCATATTTTGAAGGAAATTCTTGgatatatgcaaaaaaaaaaaaaaaaaaaaaatgtgtacaTGATCTGAAAAGTTTTCACAACTTGCAAATTACAGATTTTTTGGCAGTAAATTTCCCGACTACACCCCTTTTCCCGCGACCATGAACCAACGCAAAACAAAGTGTGTTAAATTTAGCTATAAATTATTTATCACATCTTTAGTGTTACATTCTTTGTTACACCATATATTAGGGTGACACGTGTCCTCTCATTTAATATTCACAAAAGCCATTAAAGGTTGATGAACGATGGACCACGAACGTATTATCCCTAATACCTAGTGTGTTGACAAATGTAACAAACAACCTTTTGCCCTTAAATTTGCCGTAAATAATTGCCTTTATTGAGTCCAGACATAACTAATATTATGAAAACTTGAAATAGATGGTTACTATGCTTGGAGAAGAAAATCATGCATTGGGAATGTCTCCACACACATATTGAATGAATGTTTTGTTTTGCTAATTAATCTTGTAGTTTAGTATTGGAAAGAACCTCATTAGCCAAGAATGCAAGGATCCAGAAACTCTATAGGCTATTCAGAACTTGACAGAATTCCAACTCCTGTCAGGTTTGTTCATACTGTACCAGGGGCTGGCCGGCTCCTCCCTTCCTCTAGTCGTTGGAACTCCATTGAACTCGACTTCAATGTCCTCCCTCAATCTTCCAATGCTTGGGATTCAATCCCTCCTAGATACTCAAGATCAATCAGTTTCAATCTTACAATCGGGGATAAGAAGCATTTCTACCGTTTTCTGGTTTTTGCAGCCTCCATAACTATTACCTTCTTGATACTGATTCTGCTACTAAGTATTCTGCCACGGAGAAAGCACCATCATGAGCCCTCCAAGGACCTTACACTTGCCTTGAATCAAGCTCTCCTTTTCTTTGATGCACAAAAATGTAAGATATCATAATATCATTCTTATAGAAACTGATTACTTTAGAGTTTTCGGTATCAGATTATTGCGGTAACCAGTTGTCATGATCATGCCTGGAAATCTTTTTTGTAGCGGGGCATTACCCTAATGACAGTGCTATAACTTTCCGCGGAGATTCTGGCTTAGGTGATGGGAACATGGCAACTACACAAGCTGATCTAGTTGGAGGTTTCTATGATTCAGGCAACAATATGAAATTCAGCTTTCCTACTGCTTATACAGTTACTCTATTGAGTTGGTCTGTACTTGAGTATCATGATAAGTATGCTGATATTAAGGAACTTGATCATGTCAAGGATATCATCAAATGGGGAAGTGACTACTTGCTTAAGCTATTTATTCCTAAAAATACAACTAATTCAGCTATCCTGTATTCTCAGGTAGGCTAAGGATTTAATATCTCTTCAGTTATCCTCCCTAGAATTCATTATTTTGCAGTCTCGAAAAGTTTTCTTATTCTGTTTGATTTAGGTTGGCAGCCCTGGGAATGACCCCAGTGGAGAAAATTCTCGGGAAAATGATATTAGCTGTTGGCAAAGGCCAGAAGATATGAGCTATCCAAGACCTGTTTCAGTTTGTGATGCAACTGCCTTAGACCTTGCAGGGGAAACAGTTGCAGGCATGTCAGCTGCAGCATTAGTATTCAAAGATCAGAAAGACTATTCTGGTAAATTAGTACAAGCAGCAGAGGAACTATTTAATTTAGCTAGAAATGTAGACCCTTCGCTAAAACCAGGGACATACACATCAATGGATGATTGTGGTGGACAAGCAAAGAATTTTTATAATTCAACAAGTTACAGAGACGAAATGGTTTGGGGAGCAACTTGGTTGTTCTTTGCTACTGGTAATAGCAGTTACCTTGACTATGCAAATGATAATTTTGCTACAGCTGAGGAGGAAGAATTATTATCTGATAAGGAAGTTTTCTCTTGGAATAACAAGCTTGCTGCTAACGCGGTACTCAACCATTAATCTACTGAGTGGGAGCATGTGCTAGTCTTTTCATTTCATCTTCTGATAAATTATTTGGTGTTCTGCAGATTTTGTTAACACGACTTAGATTTTTCCTGGATCTCGGTTATCCatatgaaaccacatttgcatCAACAACAAACAGGACTGACTTGCTCATGTGCTCTTACACTTCCACTTTGAAGTTTCCCAAGACAGAAGGTGAATGTCTTTGCCAATTCTTATCTCCTCTTCTTTTTATTTGCACTAACAGAAGGATATTCGATGATCAGGTGGATTGATCCTCTTAAAACCAGATACTAGTGGACCCCTTCAGCATGCTGCAACAGCATCTTTCCTTACAAAATTGTACGGTGACTATCTTAGTCTGTTGCATAGAACTCGTACCAGCTGTGGTGCTGCTGTCTTTTCTCTGGAAACATTAAGGGATTTTTCCTGGTCACAAGTGAGCATTTCATATGACATTACTCAAGATTTTCAAAAACCTGTAACTTAAAACTGCCCATTGATCAGAGTGGATTTGATCAGTATATGCCACAAATTGAAGTTATACTATTTGAGACGTGCCTacaattatttgattttttatttcactgGTTTTCTCATCTTTTCAGGTTAATTACATATTGGGAgataatcccatgaaaataaGCTACATGGTAGGATATGGTGATCAGTATCCAACTCAAGTTCATCATCGGGGTGCATCCATCCCTTGGGATAACAATCGGCACACTTGTAGAGATGGAGAATACTGGCTTAACAGAAAAGAAGCAAATCCAAATATTCTCCATGGGGCCATGGTTGCAGGGCCGGACATAAATGATatttttgaagataagagaagTAAAAACTGGTTCACAGAGCCAAGCATATCTGGTAATGCTGGATTGGTTGCAGCTCTTATCGCACTGCATGCTCCTCCTAGTGGCTCTTCTCACCCAAATGGAGTCAATTCAGGCATAGACAAAACAGGTTTGTTTGATAATATCAAGGTTGTTCCATCTACATCCTAGCAGATGTTTTAAACAAGTTCCAGCAAACAGACAAATATGGAAGAGCTACATCtgtgaaaaatcaaaagaaaaccaTGTCAAAGAATGGCTGAATTGGTCAGTTCTACTGAAAATCCTTATTAGTTTCCCCTAGAGTCCTACAGTTCCATACATGACTCGGGAAGGACAAATGTATTCTTTAGAGCTGTCTATGATTTCCACTCCCCGCCCTGTTGGCCATTAGCTTCAGTCTTTTGCTCTTCCGAATACTTGTACTGATTTTGAAAAGTTGACTTAAACTATCCACAGTTTCCAGAATGTGAATTTTCAAGATTTGGGAAAACTATGATTCTCCTTTTGTCTCTGTATTCTATTATACTTTCTAAATCTGGTTTTGATAAGTGATCAAAAGATTGGAAAAAACCAGTGACCTTTCATCTCTGTTCCTCTTTAGTAAAATAATATAGAGTCAAGAAAAGTAGTCCATCTCATTTCCTGAATTTCCTGAAATAAGACAGCTATTCAGGAAATTAGGCTTATAGGAGAAAGTGCTGAGTTGCTGACAGAAACTGGGGATGAATCAGAGGTCCAATTGCAGCAATCGGTTTCATTACTCTTGGCAAAACATTGATGTGTCCCAAAGACACAAAGTCCTGTTAATCTAATCAACTTGAAATTACATTCATTTCTCAACAAACTGGAGAACCTGATTAATTCACGCATGTCAGCCACACAGGGCATAGCCTGATTATGGACTCAATTTTACAGAAGAAGTTACAGAAGTAAGCTACATATGTACATTGAAGAGCAAAATGAAGTCACAGAACAGAACACCCTGTACAATAGTTTCCATTTCCTCATGCTTTGCTTCAGGTACACTTTAACCTATCCAATCCGAATGTTTTCTGcgagaggggaaaaaaattaaacattactGCTGATCAAGTTGTTGTTCTGATCAGCTGAAGTTATATAAGCGATCAAACAGATAACGTGCTACTTGTAATGGCTCACCAGAATGGTACGTATTCCTTCTAAAActggaagaaataatgaaatcAAGGTACGTGTTTCTTCTTTAAGCATGTCCCGATTTTCATCTTCCGCCATGAGAATTGTGATAAAATCTTTGGTGTCAGGCACTAGTTTAAGTGCTACCTGCAGAGACACACCAAGAAATTCTGCAATCAGTCTGCAGGATGTTTAAAGCTCATATTATCCAGCTAAATTAGCTGAATATTTAAGTTTTCAAAACTTAAAATGGTACAACAGCTTGAACAGATTACTCCTCTCATCTGTGTTCCCCATGGTCATGCATGGATTAAATGCAAAATCTTAGGTTGAAAGTTATAGTATAATAAGTAATCATTCATCAGAACACTAAGCGATAGATTTAAATCCATATTATGGTAGTTACTTTGTATGCAGCTGAGGAAATCCATCCATGCCATGGCTTCAGAGTGATATTATATGCTTCATCCACTACTTGCTCCATATCCCTACCAAAATCCTCCACCAACAATTGCAGCAAAGTTACAGTAAAATCTAAGGATCTGCACAAGGTAAATTTGAACGTTATATTCCATGATATGTTTTGGTAGGGATgtgcaaaattgaaaaattccgatttatcaatcgaattcgaattgaattcaGAATTTTCGAAATCGGTAAATCGGAAATCGGAATTGAATTCGGGTTTTCCGaattcgtatatttcaaatttgattcgaattcggtaatgggATTTTTCAAATCGGAATTTccgattttgatttcaaattcgtttttaatatatatatattttatatatgtaatataaaatttatatattataatattatataaaatttatattatataataatatatcaaAATTCCCAAATTCAGTGAAATCGGAATTTACAGAATTTCGACTTGAATTCGGTACGAATTCGAATTTAAAattggtgaattcgaaatcaaATTCGGTCGGATTCTCTCTAATAccaaactttcgaaaaattctgaattcaaAGTTCTGAATTACCGATTTCGAATTTGATGCACACCCAATGTTTTGGTGGTACATACTGTTATAGTAGTTCTTTACTTGTCTAATGAAGCACAGTAATAGAAGACTAGAACATGCCAAGAACCTCACCGGGTCAACCAAACAAAGGCTTTGCTGCAGCTGGGACCCTTTTTGGCCTTGCCTTCTTTGGCCTCTTTACTCAAT contains the following coding sequences:
- the LOC113711739 gene encoding glycolipid transfer protein 3-like, which codes for MKRRRELEMGSEIRSAIDELSMVVLKVKPAGGPEQHSTCAYIPTKPFLSVCNLLLQVLDKIGPTMAVLRQDVHQNIQRLEKFYESEPSVYSNVVEILSKEAKEGKAKKGPSCSKAFVWLTRSLDFTVTLLQLLVEDFGRDMEQVVDEAYNITLKPWHGWISSAAYKVALKLVPDTKDFITILMAEDENRDMLKEETRTLISLFLPVLEGIRTILKTFGLDRLKCT
- the LOC113711568 gene encoding endoglucanase 9-like — protein: MQGSRNSIGYSELDRIPTPVRFVHTVPGAGRLLPSSSRWNSIELDFNVLPQSSNAWDSIPPRYSRSISFNLTIGDKKHFYRFLVFAASITITFLILILLLSILPRRKHHHEPSKDLTLALNQALLFFDAQKSGHYPNDSAITFRGDSGLGDGNMATTQADLVGGFYDSGNNMKFSFPTAYTVTLLSWSVLEYHDKYADIKELDHVKDIIKWGSDYLLKLFIPKNTTNSAILYSQVGSPGNDPSGENSRENDISCWQRPEDMSYPRPVSVCDATALDLAGETVAGMSAAALVFKDQKDYSGKLVQAAEELFNLARNVDPSLKPGTYTSMDDCGGQAKNFYNSTSYRDEMVWGATWLFFATGNSSYLDYANDNFATAEEEELLSDKEVFSWNNKLAANAILLTRLRFFLDLGYPYETTFASTTNRTDLLMCSYTSTLKFPKTEGGLILLKPDTSGPLQHAATASFLTKLYGDYLSLLHRTRTSCGAAVFSLETLRDFSWSQVNYILGDNPMKISYMVGYGDQYPTQVHHRGASIPWDNNRHTCRDGEYWLNRKEANPNILHGAMVAGPDINDIFEDKRSKNWFTEPSISGNAGLVAALIALHAPPSGSSHPNGVNSGIDKTGLFDNIKVVPSTS
- the LOC113711093 gene encoding uncharacterized protein C57A10.07-like; translated protein: MKINYSNVSNSPKSFQAYPRNIDFDLESGTIKKSRKPRSSSLFHPKKMIKSLGNKIQYYYKLHPVLMFLISLSIGITILVLLSLYESKYRMTSNYNGMYKVDSGSSESYPFARLMNLVMVAGHSVYTSSSCEKVDKDDAWFLESYQKHKGQAATFVSHIEKGVEITGKDNAALLLFSGGETRKDAGPRSEAQSYWTVAESKGWFGKQDEVRWRALTEEHARDSFENLLFSVCRFRELTGTYPLNITVVGYDFKEERFMHLHRSAIRFPDTRFFYSGTPSSQTSREAALKGEALVRTQFQDDPYGCLGPLRRKKFGRDPFHRSIPYPNGCPEIEGLFRYCGRTPYSGPLPWA